AATATCAGGGGCTTTGCGTCGCCTGCCACTAGTTAAAACTGAATAGAGAAAAGGAGGCCCGGTGAAAACCAGGCCTCCTTCTTTTTGACCTCGAAAATGTTGGTGTTATTCTTTGGGTGTTAGGGTGCTTTATTGATTCAGGGAGGGTGACAGATGAAAATTCGAGGCGTTTACATCGCGGTTGTCGCGGCTTTAATGATATTCGCCCTGGCCGCTGTGGGGTGTGTGACCAATAATCCTACTACGACAACGGCTCCTCCCGGTACGACCGGCACTGTCGCTCCCCCGATAACCTATTACCCAGGCGGCGGTTACGGTCCGGGCGGGATGATGGGCAACGGCGGCATGATGATCCCGGGAACGGGCATCTACGACCCGAACGCCCAGCGGCTGACCCTGGCCCAGGCCACCGCCATCGCCAATAAGTTCATTACCTCCCGGCCTGATCTGGGCTTCAAACTCGGCGAGGTGATGGAGTTCCAATTCAACTTTTACGTCGATTATATCGAGACAAGCACCGGCATCCACGCCTTCGAATCTCTGGTCGATCCCTACACCGGCGACCTCTACCCCGAACCCGGTCCTTCCGTGATGTGGAACACTAAATACTGCATGATGTCGGGCGTGCTATGGGGCATATCCGCCGGTACCAGCCCGATGTCTCTGACCGCATCTCAGGCGCAGACCACCGCCCAGTCTTTCCTCAACGGTTATTTGCCCGGCTCCAAGGTGTCTGATGCCTCGCAGTTCTACGGCTATTACACCATGGATTTCACGTTAAACGGCAAGACCTACGGCATGCTTTCGGTCAACGGCTACACCGGCCAGGTCTGGTATCATAACTGGCACGGCCTGTACCTGGGACCGTAGCTGTGACTATCAAGGTATGATAGCCGCTTGCGTCACCGTGATCTGGTAACTATAAGCGTCGAGGTGGCCGAACTTGCCGTACTGGAAAAGTCCGGTGATTTCGACGTGGCCGTATTTTTCCGGATACCCTGACGGCGTGTTCGTCTGTTGCATGAGATTTTGATACACTGCCTGTCCCAAGTCCCCAGTTATCCAGATGAGCGGCTGGACCGGAGTGACGTTCGATGGGTCGAATGTGGACTGGACCAGGGCTGAAGCCAGAGCAGAGATCTCGAAGCCAGAAAAATAATAGCCATTTACAGTGACCGCTCTGCTGTTGTACAGGGCTGGATGGTCGATAAGCTCGCTAAAGCTGAACGGGACCGTCTTCGGTGTTCCGGCGCCGCAGCTGGTCGCCATGGCGATCAAAAGCAGCGTGATTCCGACCGGTAACCAGCGTGCCAGGATTGTTTGCATTGCGGTTTTCCTTTTCAAAGTCCCAATAAGGATAACGAAAGACTGCGGCAAAGGTTTGGTCCTTGACATCATCTTTCCTCCAAGGCCTGAGGCTGGGTTCGGGCATTTCCTTTCATCACCACACTCTATGTCTCTTCCCGGTATATAATGGTCAGTATCCTGGTTGAGGGGTTCCATGAACCGGATATTTAAGATCGCGGTTTTATTGTTAGCTTTAGTTCCACTCCTGGCAGGATGTGTTAAAGCATCTCCAGCAGGTACTGAGACAACTCTCCCACCTTCACAGAGTATCTGGTCCAAGCAGGGTACCCGCCCTTACGGCGTCATGGGGTTGCCCATGCCAGTAACTTTGACTGATGAGGACAAGGACAGGTTCTCTTTCGTCGCCAGGATCAGCAGTTCAGTGTTCGAGGTTGAAGCGACATCCTTCCTTTGGGTCGCAATCATCTGGACAAACAGCAGTGTTGTTGACACCGTCTGGGTTTTGGACGAACAGACGGCGCTCAAGGGAATTCCCGCCAACGTCAATCCCAACGCACTATGGTATCCAGGAGTAACCTTAACCCACATCGAAGGCAATATCACCTACCAGATGCAAGTTGCCTATGATTATGACAGTGAGATGATAGTATACTCCAACGGCTCCTATGTCCCGGTTCACTGGGGGCAACCACCCATCACCCTGCCGGTCACGATCACCTCTCTTCCGACCGGAAATTTGCCGACGCAAATATATTACCCATAACTTTCTTTCGAGCTGATGTGATTGGTATCACCGGCTAGGTCGTTGTTCACCAGCTTGACATAAATTGTGTGCTACCCCGCCGCTACCCCGGTGAATGTGTAGGTGGTTCCGGAGACATGCGCCCAGACCCCGAACGGCGGAATGGATGGCTGGCCGGGAGTCGTCGGCGGCTGGACATCGAGGTAAAAAATGAACATGTCCCTTGTTGGCGACATTCGGCTGGCCCTGCTTATCGACGACGTTGAAGTTGCTGACCTGCTGTGTGTGTTAAAACGCGCCGCCCGCATTGGGCATATCCGGGGTGACCTGCTGGGTGACATCCCAGTATTCGACGATCTTTTCTTCATCGAACCGGAACAGGTGGATCTGCCGCAAGCCTCCGGCGCCTGGCTTCGCCTTGTCGTTCAATAGTTGCGTATAGGCTGCCGCCATGTTGCCATCAACCAGGGCATAGCGGACGACAAAGCTGGCATCGGGGTTCTGGGCTCGTCCTTCTTTGTTGGCGGCGGTCATCGCCTTGGTAAGATCCGCCATGCCTCCGGTGATGTAAGGGTTGTGGGTCTTACAGTCCTGAGAGCACAACAGGAGCAACTCGTCGAACTTCTGGGCGGCGATTAATTCAAAGAACTTGTTTACGATTTCGCGTTGTTTTTGTAAACTTGGCATCTCTCGTTCCTCATGTCTAACATTATTCTTCTCACCAATTTTAAACTATTACGCCCCGTGGCAAAATCCGTAAAACTACCTGATAATCTCCAGAAAAGGCACCTATTTTTCGGCAAGCCGGAACGGACGGTTCTCGATGTTTTTCCGGGCGGCTTTTATTGATAAACTGGGGTCATGGAATATGTAGCCCTGTTCAGGGGTCTCAACGCCGGCGGAAAAAGCACAGTTAAAATGGCTGAACTGACCAAGGCTGTTTCGGAACTGGGATATGAAAAGGCGCGCTCGTACCTTCCGAGCGGGAACATCATTTTCGAGACCGATGAAGGTTCAAAGACGGTTACCCGGACGTTGGAAGACCTGGTCCTTGAACACTTCAAAATAGAAACGAAGATAGTCGTCAAAAGCTGCCATCAATTGACCCGGATCGTGGCGGAGATGCCGGGGGAATGGGAGAACCGGAAAGATCTTCGGCGCCGCGTCGTTTTTATCCGGGAGCCTGTCACACCCGATGATGTCCTGCGTGAAGTCGAGACCAGGGAAGGCATAGATTTTATCGAAGCCGGGTCCGGCGTACTGTACATGTCGACTTTAATGACCGCCTTGACCAGGAGCTGGTTTACTCGGCTGATCACCAAACCGATCTACAAGGAACTCACGATCAGGGATTACGGAACCGTCCTGAGGATTCTTGAACTGATGGCCTGCCGTTAATGCCAACCTCATCCGCTTGCGATTAGATCGATCTTCGGCCTTTGACAGTGCCTTGGCCAGAGAATCTTAAGTTGTCGTCGGCGCTCCCGCTACCGGAGTCATTTTCACCGTCAACTTATTGTTGATCGTGGTAATGATGAACGAAACCTCGGCTTGCTCATAGTCAAAAAGGCTTATATAAAATTTGTAGGCGCCGACCTTGATACCGGCGAAGATGACGTTTCCATTGCTGTCCGTAAGACCTGTCAGCTTCAGTTGTCCACCCGGCTGCGATTCCGAGGCTACTTTGGCTCCCTCCAAGGGCGCATTAGACTTTCCGGTGACTGTGATCTTGAAATCGACTTTATCGGGAATTGTCGGTCCCTGCGCGCAAGCTAAAGGGAATAGAGCCAGCAGAATTGCCGTGAGGGCGATAACAATCTTTTTCACCTTGTCAGGCCTCTTTTCAAATTATCTCCTCGCCTAAGTGAAGATCATAAGGCAAGTATAATTGAAATCGGCGCCTTCCTCCACCGCACGGCCGACGCTTCTTTTAACGTTCAACCGAGAATCAAAAGTACCGAAGATGTAAATAAGACTTGACAAATAGTTTATAACGCATTACAATACGCTCGATATCAGGTTGGGGGGAGTTTATGAAGAATCGAGTCACCGATAAAGCAATCTATCTCACAGCCGTCGCCATGGCGATCGCTTGGGTCTTTGCTGCGACGCTGCTGGGAATACTTCACACAAACCTTGCCGTTAGGATCCTGATCGGCATGGTGCCCGTGGCGGTGCTGGTGTACCAGGTCTGGTTGTGTTTCCGCTACACATTGGGGCAAGACGAGGTCCAGAAGAGGATCATCCTTGAGGGTCTATCCATCGCTTTTATGATTGCCCTTCCGGTGATCTTCTTCGTCGGCTTCCTCATGGAGGCTGGTGTCAGCCTGCCGTTCCGGTTCATCGATGCCGGCTACTTTCTGGAAGTGATGCTCGTGATCGGCTACACCATCGCCTGGAGGCACTACCAGTGAAAAACCGACTGCGGGTACTTCGGGCTGAGCGGGACTGGACGCAGGAAGACCTGGCGCAGCGGCTGGGCGTCTCCCGGCAAGCCATTATTGCCATCGAAAAGGAAAAGTACGACCCCAGCCTGCCGCTGGCATTCAAGATGGCTGAACTCTTCGATAGACGCATCGAAGATATTTTCGGATCTTGACTGATCTGACTCATTATCCTTTCCTTTCTTCATTGTGACGTCATTGGCGGCTGTCGATTGCCGGCCTCTGGGTTTCTTCTGGATAACCACCAGAAGTGGAATTTCGACAAATGGGCTGAAAACTGCCGTTTGTTTTTAAATTTTTAACTAAGTGGTAACAACATTCACCATTTTTTGTATGAAATAATGCAAACACAAAAATAAATATATTTGATAATAAATAAACGTATGTCGGTGTTTGTTGACATCATTTTTGATGAAAATTCCATAAATCATTAAAAGTAGTACTTTTGGTTAGGTCAGATAAACTAAATGCATCTTGAAATACACTATTTCGGCGCAAATAATTGGTAGGGTTTTACCAAATATTCCCGGGGATTTCATGAACAGAGGAGGTGGTGCAAATCAATAATCGCCGACGATCCATGGATTGTCATCATTTTGAAAATGGAGGAGAAACGGTGAAAAGGATTTTACTCATGGTTGCCATGGCATTTGTCATGGTACTTTCCGGAGCGCTGGTTGTTTCGGCCGCACCGAAAGGAATTGATTTTAACGGCGCCCACTTCAATCTAAATCTTGTTGGTAAATCCAAGACAATGCCGGGCGATTATAACAATCCCGACCGGCATACAATGTTCGTCCCAACCGATACCTCGGATTTCGAGTTTGATCTGAACACCCCGAACAACTTGGACCAGACTACGATGGCTGGCGTCAAAATCAATATGACCCAGGGTTCTGAATTTGCTGTTCTCGACGGCAATGCCACCGATGGTCAGGGATCCTTCCAGCTTGGCCCCGGCAAGTATCGCGTTTACATTGCGGTCAAGGCCAAAATGCCCAAGACTTCAGGAACTGTTGACATCACTGGATGGGTCCAAGCCTACGACAACCTCGGCCAACTTTGGTATTACATTCCTGTTGGAGACGTTTCAGTTAGCAAAGGTAAGGTGTGGACGGACGCTTCCACTCTTTTCTATGTTAACACTTCCGAGGATCAGTTTGGATTCCTCACTGGCGGCGAATCCAACTACGAACAAGGCTTAGGCATGTGGGTATTTGACTATATGGCTGGACTCGACGCTTGGGTCACCGACGACTATAATTTCTCTGACTTGGCTTACTTCTGGCAATTCCAGAACGATGGTGCCAAATTGATTCAAGTACGTTTCTATCCCGTCAACTAATACCCCACGGTCCCTGAACTATAAAATAATATCGTGTCACAAGGGCTGGCGTAGTACGCCAGCCCTTTCCCTTTCTTTTGGTAGATCGGAATTACATATTTGTTTAAAGGAGTGATATTTTGTAATATTTAGCGTCGCTCGATCGAAAACTGGGAAAGGAAGTTTGGGAAATGGTGCAATACCACACCGACCACACCCTCCCTGCTGATTCGGAGATTTTTGTTTTTGGCAGCAACCTCAAGGGTATTCACACCGCCGGTGCCGCGCTGTTAGCCAGGCAACAGTTTGGCGCGGAACCGGGAATTGGTATGGGACCTACCGGACGATCTTACGCTATCCCCACCGAGACCGGCAGTTTTAAACCCAGGAGCCTCCCCGAAATCGAAAAATCAGTCAACGATTTCATCGAATACGCCGGGAAAAATCCGGCGAAAAAGTTCTTCGTAACCAGGGTAGGTTGCGGATTGGCTGGCTACGAGAACCACCAGATCCTGCCGATGTTCAGGAATTGTCCGCAGAACTGTTCCCTTCCGAAAGAATGGCGAGAAGTCTTCGAGGATATGGCTTAGATAAAAATGCTGGGTTCTATCGAACCAGCATTCTGTAGTTGGCTTTAGTCCAAAAACTCGATGCAAGCCGGCGGCCGGGGTCTTATCTCAACCTCAATGCCGACTTCTTTGAACAGATCGATGAAGGAGTCGTCGGCGTACTTGCCGTAACTCACGAACCGCTTGATTCTGACATTGGCTAGCATCTTGGCGCACAGGATGCAGGGGGTGTGAGTACAGTAGACAGTCGCCCCCTCCAAATTTACCCCGTGCTGCGCCGCCTGGATGATGGCGTTCTGCTCCGCATGGACCGCCCGGCAGATCTCGTGGCGGGTGCCGGAGGGAATGTTTTTCTGATCGCGCAGGCAGCCGAGTTCCAGACAGTCACGGGTACCAGCGGGAGCGCCGTTGTAGCCAGTGGTCAGGATATGCTTGTTTTTGACCGCCACCGCCCCGACATGGTGCCGCCGGCAGGTGCTTCTCTCGGCCACCACTGCCGCGATTTTCAGAAAATATTCATCGATGTTGGGCCGTTTGAGGGCTGTGGATACTGGATTATTTGTAGTATTGGTAGTATTTAACATTGGTAGTATTGATTTCACCCGAATGTGTTATTACCGGCGTTTTCATCGAGTTGGTGCATCAACTGCTCCACCTGCGCCCGCAGTTCCTCGAAACTGCCGCCGTTGACCACCATGTAATCCGCCACGGCGACCGGTCCGGCTTTGGAAACCTTTTCGATCTCTGATTTATCGCGGGAGAATGTCTCTTCCCGTGTCAGGGGCCTCACGGCGCGTGTCGAAAGCCTCTGGGCTCGGGTAGTTGGAGAAGCCCATACCGCCGCCACTGCCAGATTGTCCCCGTAGCGCTCCTTGAGGAACAGGTACTCCTCCCAGGAGTACATCCCGTCGATAACCACCGGCCCTTTTTTCAAAGCTTCATCGATGCGGGGCAAGTTAAGTTTGGCGTAAGCCGCCATCCCCAATTCGGACCTCAGTGCTTCGCGCACGGCGCGCTCGTTAGCCTCGTTGAGTGGCAGTCCGCGCTTTTTAACCTCTTCGTCCGTCACATCGCCGAAACGGATGCGGGTGTAACCGTGACTCTCGAACATTTTCGAGGCGGCGGTCTTGCCGGCGCCGGCCATGCCGACCATGGCGATGATTTTAGGCGTGCTCATTGGGGGACATTATAGGGGGAATCGGGCGGCTGGGACAAACGGGTATTATCCGAAGGTCTACCCAAAATTGTTCGATCAAGTTAATACTAATTTGGTAAAATAAAAGAGGTGGGCTGCCCGCCTCTTTTAATTAGATATGGTCCCGTCTCGTTTCCCTTAATTCTTCTTCTTTTACCAGTTTCTCCAGAATCCCGTCGAGTCGTTCATAGGACTCGATGACGCCCTCCCGCATCCCCGATTGAAGCATGCCGTCCCGGTCGGCGACTGATTGGAACACGGTCTGCTCCGTCACCCTGGAGCGGCCGTCTGGCAGTTCCTCGAATTTAGTCGTCACCAGCGATACGTGTCCGGCCATGTCTTCGAACTCGAATGTATCGATAATGAGTTGGGGCGTTTTTACTTCGTGGTAAACTCCATGAAAACCGAACTCCTCGCCGTTTGGATTAATGTGAGTGAACCGGTAAGAGCCTCCCGGTTTGGCTTCGAGATAAGTGAACGTCATTTCCATATCTCGGGGACCCATCCACTGTACCATAAGCTCCGGGTGTACGGAGCACCTGAAAACGAGTTCCCGGGGGTAATCGAACTCCCTCTCGACGATGACCTCCTGTTTGCCGTGGTCAGCGGTGATGTTTGTGGTAGCCATGTGGGCGACCTCCTTAAAATCCATTCATTTCCAATATTACTACGGCTCTTTTGGAGCTCATAATATTCTGATAGTCGAGGTGATGTTCTGCGCTAAAAATTAAGGGCGTTTGGAGGTGAAAATTCGGTAGTTTTACGGATATATGGAGGTGCCCCGGGGGTCCATGATTGAAATCACCATAAGTTTAGGAGGAGAATGTCATGGCGGAAAAAACATTGTACGAACGTCTCGGCGGAGTGTTTGCCATTGCGGCGGTGGTCAACAAGTTCAGCGACGATATTCTGAAAGATCCGGTTGCCGGACTGAATTCGCCGAATCCCGACCTGAGGGCTTGGGGCACCCACCAGGCGGAGCGGTTGCCCGGTCTAAAATTCATGCGGACGCTGTGGGTCTGTACTGTCGCCGGTGGGCCGTTCAATTACGTTGGAACCCGGCCAGGCGAAACTCAGATGGGTTTGGAAAAAGCCCATTATAACCTTCACATCTCACCTGAGGAGTTCGATGCTGTGGCCAATGTTCTGGCCCGAACGCTCGACTTTTATAAGGTCCCCGCTAAAGAGAAGGGCGAGGTCCTTTCGGCTTTCACCGCTCACAAGCAGGAAGTTAATCTGGGGTACTTCGCGGTTCATACCATGGCCGGGATGAAGCACTGAAGCTGGCATACTCCAGTGTCGGAAAGAAAATATTGCGGCGTGGTTGTGGCTGGGTATGTTCCCGGTCACAGCCAGCCGTTTGGTGTCCCTTTACATCACAGGTTAGTCTGACTTCTGGCTTTTGATTTCATTCTCAAGGACATAGCTCAGGATTGTCCTGATGATTACCAGGCCGCCAAGGATCGCCAGTTGCTCCAGCGTCGGGGTCACGATGGTGCGCATGATGTCCGCGGCTATCAGAAACTCTATTCCCAGGAGCAGATGTGAGCCCAGGGAATAGCGGATCTTTTCAAAATTGAACAGCTTGTCATTTCCAGCTTCGAACTGGCCCCATTCCTCCTGCGCAACTCTGATGATGGCAATAACGACGCCATAAATAATGATGACGCCGGCAATAAGGCTTATCCCTAAACTTATGAATTCAAGAACGTGGGTCAACAGTTCGCGCCTTCCAGGTTGATCTTAATTATTTATACCCCATAACCACCGCAGCTCAAACAGGGCGGTGATGCACTGTTGTCAATTGAGGGATGAGGGACACCAATTCTTGCCAATCCCTACGTTTGTTCTTATATAGCCCCTCCCAGGGAGAAGGATCAGAGGGTGAGGGAGGTTTCCCATCTGGCAATTGGACTGGGGAACCCTTTTTGTTAGTTGATACTTAGGCGTTGTTTGGATTTTGATATTATCTTGAACCGAAAGTGATAATATAACGCCATGCCAAATTCAAATGTCTCGCCCTTCATCCTCATCGGCGCCGCGGTTATCGCC
This is a stretch of genomic DNA from Dehalogenimonas etheniformans. It encodes these proteins:
- a CDS encoding SRPBCC family protein, encoding MATTNITADHGKQEVIVEREFDYPRELVFRCSVHPELMVQWMGPRDMEMTFTYLEAKPGGSYRFTHINPNGEEFGFHGVYHEVKTPQLIIDTFEFEDMAGHVSLVTTKFEELPDGRSRVTEQTVFQSVADRDGMLQSGMREGVIESYERLDGILEKLVKEEELRETRRDHI
- a CDS encoding AAA family ATPase, with the protein product MSTPKIIAMVGMAGAGKTAASKMFESHGYTRIRFGDVTDEEVKKRGLPLNEANERAVREALRSELGMAAYAKLNLPRIDEALKKGPVVIDGMYSWEEYLFLKERYGDNLAVAAVWASPTTRAQRLSTRAVRPLTREETFSRDKSEIEKVSKAGPVAVADYMVVNGGSFEELRAQVEQLMHQLDENAGNNTFG
- a CDS encoding helix-turn-helix transcriptional regulator; translation: MKNRLRVLRAERDWTQEDLAQRLGVSRQAIIAIEKEKYDPSLPLAFKMAELFDRRIEDIFGS
- a CDS encoding A1S_2505 family phage non-structural protein, with amino-acid sequence MVQYHTDHTLPADSEIFVFGSNLKGIHTAGAALLARQQFGAEPGIGMGPTGRSYAIPTETGSFKPRSLPEIEKSVNDFIEYAGKNPAKKFFVTRVGCGLAGYENHQILPMFRNCPQNCSLPKEWREVFEDMA
- a CDS encoding nuclear transport factor 2 family protein, giving the protein MPSLQKQREIVNKFFELIAAQKFDELLLLCSQDCKTHNPYITGGMADLTKAMTAANKEGRAQNPDASFVVRYALVDGNMAAAYTQLLNDKAKPGAGGLRQIHLFRFDEEKIVEYWDVTQQVTPDMPNAGGAF
- a CDS encoding carboxypeptidase-like regulatory domain-containing protein, translated to MKKIVIALTAILLALFPLACAQGPTIPDKVDFKITVTGKSNAPLEGAKVASESQPGGQLKLTGLTDSNGNVIFAGIKVGAYKFYISLFDYEQAEVSFIITTINNKLTVKMTPVAGAPTTT
- a CDS encoding DUF1622 domain-containing protein, with the protein product MTHVLEFISLGISLIAGVIIIYGVVIAIIRVAQEEWGQFEAGNDKLFNFEKIRYSLGSHLLLGIEFLIAADIMRTIVTPTLEQLAILGGLVIIRTILSYVLENEIKSQKSD
- a CDS encoding deoxycytidylate deaminase, translating into MLNTTNTTNNPVSTALKRPNIDEYFLKIAAVVAERSTCRRHHVGAVAVKNKHILTTGYNGAPAGTRDCLELGCLRDQKNIPSGTRHEICRAVHAEQNAIIQAAQHGVNLEGATVYCTHTPCILCAKMLANVRIKRFVSYGKYADDSFIDLFKEVGIEVEIRPRPPACIEFLD
- a CDS encoding peptidase M4 — its product is MKIRGVYIAVVAALMIFALAAVGCVTNNPTTTTAPPGTTGTVAPPITYYPGGGYGPGGMMGNGGMMIPGTGIYDPNAQRLTLAQATAIANKFITSRPDLGFKLGEVMEFQFNFYVDYIETSTGIHAFESLVDPYTGDLYPEPGPSVMWNTKYCMMSGVLWGISAGTSPMSLTASQAQTTAQSFLNGYLPGSKVSDASQFYGYYTMDFTLNGKTYGMLSVNGYTGQVWYHNWHGLYLGP
- a CDS encoding DUF1697 domain-containing protein, giving the protein MEYVALFRGLNAGGKSTVKMAELTKAVSELGYEKARSYLPSGNIIFETDEGSKTVTRTLEDLVLEHFKIETKIVVKSCHQLTRIVAEMPGEWENRKDLRRRVVFIREPVTPDDVLREVETREGIDFIEAGSGVLYMSTLMTALTRSWFTRLITKPIYKELTIRDYGTVLRILELMACR
- a CDS encoding globin; the protein is MAEKTLYERLGGVFAIAAVVNKFSDDILKDPVAGLNSPNPDLRAWGTHQAERLPGLKFMRTLWVCTVAGGPFNYVGTRPGETQMGLEKAHYNLHISPEEFDAVANVLARTLDFYKVPAKEKGEVLSAFTAHKQEVNLGYFAVHTMAGMKH